One window of the Trifolium pratense cultivar HEN17-A07 linkage group LG2, ARS_RC_1.1, whole genome shotgun sequence genome contains the following:
- the LOC123907722 gene encoding F-box/kelch-repeat protein At3g06240-like, giving the protein MKRKKYSIPSPRVSQRCNKVVDETENHELCPYFANIPSHLVVQILLQLPIKSLLICKCVCKMWKALISEPHFVKLHFHKTPVSLMIRTKDHRVSRTLHLLECEPEKFEIGSDNHVKLQPIFKLPLRDAKSLREKMMNKPKRPVRAVRLVLEKNTDKNSDGDSQMLNIDSKPYYDKFGVVNSCNGLLCLCCPFEGNPLVISNPVTGEFIRLPKSANAPSRVRKLEPVGFGFGFQPKTNEYMVIQIWNKYVRRSYTRVLERMIFEINTVGTLSWRNVEVDPQVSNSTLKYPTCLNGVIHWIRFEGQTQNRSILCFCLESERLQSFPSPPHVFRNHHTVSRNEPISMGESRGLLYICDRSSFHDVTMWVMKEYGIGESWTKVYNIDTSISALGRPDRWRCGLCWPLKHFEDGASLLLYHSCKCLIYFEPEKYGFKVFRIHGTDSEQVQIIPHTPSLVSLKDVVKGDNIEVLNIYSMCANVKLREENEVLSLSQQLV; this is encoded by the exons atgaaaagaaaaaagtattCAATTCCCTCTCCAAGGGTTAGCCAAAGATGCAATAAAGTTGTTGATGAAACAGAAAATCATGAACTTTGCCCTTACTTTGCTAATATTCCATCTCACCTTGTTGTGCAAATTTTGCTTCAACTTCCGATTAAGTCTCTTCTCATTTGTAAATGTGTCTGCAAAATGTGGAAAGCACTCATTTCAGAACCACATTTTGTTAAATTGCACTTTCACAAAACACCCGTTAGTCTCATGATTCGGACCAAAGACCATAGAGTGTCAAGAACCCTACACCTTCTTGAATGCGAGCCTGAGAAGTTTGAGATTGGAAGTGACAATCATGTCAAGCTTCAGCCTATATTCAAGCTTCCTCTTCGTGATGCCAAATCGTTAAGGGAGAAAATGATGAATAAACCCAAGCGCCCTGTTCGTGCTGTGAGATTAGTTTTGGAGAAAAACACTGACAAGAACAGTGATGGGGATAGTCAAATGCTTAATATTGATTCCAAACCATATTATGATAAGTTTGGCGTTGTGAATTCTTGCAATGGCTTGCTTTGTTTGTGTTGTCCATTTGAAGGAAACCCTTTAGTGATTAGCAATCCAGTCACTGGTGAGTTTATAAGACTTCCTAAATCTGCTAACGCTCCTAGTCGAGTACGTAAGCTAGAACCagttggttttggttttggtttccaacctaaaactaatgaatataTGGTGATACAAATTTGGAATAAATATGTTAGACGTTCCTATACCCGGGTGTTGGAGCGTATGATATTTGAGATAAACACAGTTGGAACACTATCATGGAGAAATGTTGAAGTGGATCCTCAAGTTTCTAATTCGACGCTTAAGTATCCCACTTGTTTGAATGGCGTGATTCATTGGATCAGATTTGAGGGTCAAACTCAGAATAGGTCTATATTGTGTTTTTGTTTAGAAAGTGAGAGGTTGCAATCATTTCCTTCTCCTCCACATGTGTTTAGAAATCATCATACAGTTTCTCGTAATGAGCCTATCAGCATGGGAGAATCAAGGGGATTGCTTTACATTTGCGATAGATCTTCTTTCCATGATGTTACAATGTGGGTTATGAAAGAATATGGCATTGGAGAATCATGGACTAAGGTTTACAACATTGATACTTCGATCAGTGCTTTGGGCAGACCGGATCGGTGGCGTTGTGGTTTATGTTGGCCGCTAAAACACTTTGAAGATGGTGCTTCCTTGCTGTTATATCATTCCTGCAAGTGTCTTATCTACTTCGAACCTGAGAAATATGGATTCAAAGTTTTTCGAATTCATGGGACTGATTCAGAACAAGTTCAAATAATTCCACACACTCCAAGTCTAGTCTCATTAAAAGATGTTGTGAAAGGAGACAATATTGAGGTGCTGAATATCTACTCAAT GTGTGCAAATGTTAAATTGCGCGAAGAAAATGAAGTTCTTTCCTTGTCTCAACAACTTGTTTGA